The following proteins are encoded in a genomic region of Sorangiineae bacterium MSr12523:
- a CDS encoding FAD-dependent oxidoreductase encodes MPQLRIANVQRLGETDFDVLVVGGGINGAVSAACLSARGAKVALIDKGDFAGFTSQQSSNLAWGGIKYMETMEFGLVRKLCMSRNHLIRSYPSTVQEIRFFAAHPRGFRHGLWKLYLGAWIYWFIGSLFTKKPRLLPQGKMAREEPVINLDVADGGFEYSDAFLHDNDARFVFNFVRGALNYGCVAANYVESRGSEYDKSSGIWLTRAKDVSGSRTHGRDITIRSRVVINACGPYVDSMNERAGEDTSHHHVFSKGIHLIVDRITPHRRVLTMFADDGRPFFVIPMGPRSCIGTTDTRVDRPETHVTEEDRRFVLDNINKRLKLKKPLTEADIIAERCGVRPLAVTSKGNGGTDWTQLSRKHAIEVDRERRHISIFGGKLTDCLNVGEEIAEEVQSLGVSFPYPQARWYGEPPDETHREFLHQARLMNLDGMTPPSSSEKLTSRLWRRYGAEALGLLEDIRADPRMAELVVEGAEYLRCEIAQAARREMIVKLDDFLRRRSKIALVIHKDVLRDAPGLREACEILFGADADRRFEEYFAEDVKYPASA; translated from the coding sequence ATGCCTCAATTGCGAATTGCCAACGTCCAGCGCCTCGGCGAAACGGACTTCGATGTTCTCGTGGTGGGTGGGGGAATCAATGGCGCCGTTTCGGCGGCGTGCCTCTCCGCGCGGGGCGCGAAGGTGGCGCTCATCGACAAAGGCGACTTTGCCGGGTTCACCAGCCAACAATCGTCGAACCTGGCGTGGGGCGGCATCAAGTACATGGAGACGATGGAGTTTGGCCTGGTGCGCAAACTCTGCATGTCGCGCAATCACTTGATTCGCAGTTATCCCTCCACGGTGCAGGAGATTCGCTTCTTCGCCGCACACCCGCGCGGGTTTCGCCACGGGTTGTGGAAGCTGTATTTGGGCGCGTGGATCTATTGGTTCATCGGAAGCCTGTTCACGAAGAAGCCGCGCCTTCTGCCCCAGGGAAAAATGGCGCGCGAGGAGCCGGTCATCAATTTGGACGTGGCCGATGGCGGGTTCGAATATTCGGACGCGTTTTTGCACGACAACGACGCACGCTTCGTCTTCAACTTCGTGCGCGGTGCGCTGAACTACGGCTGCGTGGCCGCGAATTACGTGGAGTCGCGCGGCTCCGAGTACGACAAGTCGTCGGGCATATGGCTCACGCGCGCGAAAGACGTGTCGGGCTCGCGGACGCATGGCCGCGACATCACGATTCGCTCGCGCGTGGTGATCAACGCGTGCGGACCGTACGTGGACTCGATGAACGAGCGCGCCGGCGAGGATACGTCGCACCATCACGTCTTCTCGAAGGGGATTCACCTGATCGTGGATCGCATCACGCCGCATCGCCGGGTGCTCACGATGTTCGCCGACGATGGGCGGCCGTTCTTCGTGATCCCCATGGGTCCGCGCTCGTGCATCGGCACCACGGACACGCGTGTGGATCGACCGGAAACGCACGTCACCGAGGAGGACCGGCGGTTCGTGCTGGACAACATCAACAAGCGGCTGAAGCTGAAGAAGCCGCTGACCGAGGCGGACATCATCGCGGAGCGGTGCGGTGTCCGGCCACTGGCCGTGACGTCCAAGGGCAATGGCGGCACGGATTGGACGCAGCTGTCGCGCAAGCACGCCATCGAGGTCGACCGCGAGCGGCGGCACATCAGCATTTTCGGCGGCAAGCTGACCGACTGCCTCAACGTGGGCGAGGAGATCGCCGAGGAGGTGCAGTCGCTGGGTGTCTCCTTCCCCTATCCGCAGGCACGCTGGTACGGCGAGCCGCCGGACGAGACGCATCGGGAGTTTTTGCACCAGGCGCGCCTGATGAACCTCGACGGGATGACGCCGCCGAGCTCCTCGGAGAAGCTGACATCGCGATTGTGGCGGCGTTATGGCGCGGAGGCGCTGGGGCTCTTGGAAGATATCCGCGCGGATCCGCGGATGGCCGAGCTGGTCGTGGAGGGCGCCGAGTACCTGCGATGTGAGATTGCGCAGGCTGCGCGGCGCGAGATGATCGTGAAGCTGGACGATTTTCTGCGGCGGCGTTCCAAGATCGCGCTGGTGATCCACAAGGACGTGCTGCGCGACGCCCCGGGGCTTCGCGAGGCGTGCGAGATTTTGTTCGGCGCGGATGCGGATCGGCGGTTCGAGGAGTACTTCGCCGAAGACGTCAAATATCCCGCAAGCGCGTAG
- the galT gene encoding galactose-1-phosphate uridylyltransferase, translating to MSRPEVTTNKTRILLSDGREFVYYDDRPGLDRTAPDRRGLELHQPKSEIRYDPILEDWVIVAAHRQTRTNLPKASECPLCPTLQGSEYLSEIPADDYHVVAFENRFPSLGGSSGGVEVIEGTVHTKPGVGRCEVVCFTSDHGSSFVKLPKERLRTLAAAWVDRTLEMSKYPGVEQVFVFENRGAEIGATLDHPHGQIYGYPFVTSRTARALASAERWQKAHGGCLFCAIVSEESQKRIRVVRETEHFVAFVPAAPRFPYEVHVYPRRHVPDLPALTEIELDELMALQVDLLERFFRLFDKPIPYMSCWHQAPVRVGRDLHHLSLQLISPQRAPNTLKFFASSESGMHAYTMDVLPEAIATRLRDI from the coding sequence GTGAGCAGACCCGAAGTGACGACGAACAAGACCCGCATCCTCCTCTCCGACGGCCGCGAATTCGTCTACTACGACGACCGCCCCGGTCTCGACCGCACCGCACCCGATCGCCGCGGCCTCGAACTGCACCAACCCAAATCCGAGATCCGTTACGATCCGATTCTCGAGGACTGGGTCATCGTCGCCGCCCACCGCCAGACGCGCACGAACCTCCCCAAGGCGAGCGAGTGTCCCCTGTGCCCCACGCTCCAGGGCAGCGAGTACCTCTCGGAGATCCCGGCCGACGACTACCACGTCGTCGCCTTCGAGAATCGTTTCCCCTCGCTCGGCGGTTCGAGCGGCGGCGTCGAGGTCATCGAGGGCACCGTTCACACGAAGCCCGGCGTCGGCCGTTGCGAGGTCGTCTGCTTCACCAGCGACCATGGCTCCTCCTTCGTCAAGCTCCCCAAAGAGCGCCTGCGCACGCTCGCCGCGGCCTGGGTCGATCGCACCTTGGAGATGTCGAAGTACCCCGGCGTGGAGCAGGTCTTCGTCTTCGAAAACCGCGGTGCCGAGATCGGTGCCACCTTGGATCATCCGCACGGCCAGATCTACGGGTACCCCTTCGTCACCTCGCGCACCGCCCGCGCACTCGCCTCGGCGGAACGCTGGCAGAAGGCCCACGGCGGTTGCCTCTTCTGCGCCATCGTCTCGGAGGAATCGCAGAAGCGCATTCGCGTCGTTCGTGAGACCGAGCACTTCGTCGCCTTCGTCCCGGCCGCGCCGCGCTTTCCTTACGAGGTGCACGTCTACCCGCGCCGCCACGTGCCGGATCTCCCGGCGCTCACCGAAATCGAGCTCGACGAGCTCATGGCCCTCCAGGTGGACCTGCTCGAGCGCTTTTTCCGGCTCTTCGACAAGCCCATCCCGTACATGTCGTGCTGGCACCAGGCACCGGTCCGCGTGGGCCGCGATCTGCACCACCTCTCGCTGCAGCTCATCAGCCCGCAGCGCGCGCCGAACACGCTCAAGTTCTTCGCCTCGAGCGAGTCCGGCATGCACGCCTACACGATGGACGTCCTGCCCGAGGCGATCGCTACGCGCTTGCGGGATATTTGA
- the galK gene encoding galactokinase, whose protein sequence is MALVSSEGLLATVRAEFRTLTGREPEGLWRAPGRVNLIGEHTDYNDGFVFPLAIDLHVLIAASPRTDGVLRVRSVEKGEAVEVPDVRTLAPSPTWKGAWASYVAGTAWALRDAGYAVGGADIVVGSTLPAGAGLSSSAALECGTARALTELHGVAITDLDIAKLAQRAENVFVGMPCGLMDQLSSTFGRAGHALFIDCRKLDIVPYPFDVRSANLELLVIDTRAHHELVDGGYADRRAACERSAAKLGVPALRDVAIDDLPGALERLGDPILVKRTRHIVTENDRVNRIAALLDAGRVTEIGPLLTASHVSLRDDFQISCEELDVAVDTALASGALGARMVGGGFGGSAIALVPTEKAAALEQAVVAAFSARGFTRPWIFRAVAADGVHRVAS, encoded by the coding sequence GTGGCCCTCGTCTCGAGTGAGGGACTCCTTGCCACCGTGCGCGCCGAGTTTCGCACGCTGACCGGGCGGGAGCCGGAAGGCCTCTGGCGCGCGCCCGGCCGGGTCAATTTGATCGGCGAACACACCGACTACAACGACGGGTTCGTCTTCCCCTTGGCCATCGACCTGCACGTGCTCATCGCGGCGTCGCCCCGCACCGACGGGGTGCTGCGCGTTCGCTCCGTCGAGAAGGGCGAAGCCGTGGAAGTCCCGGACGTGCGCACCCTTGCACCGTCCCCGACGTGGAAGGGCGCGTGGGCCTCGTACGTCGCCGGCACCGCCTGGGCCCTTCGCGATGCGGGCTACGCCGTGGGCGGTGCCGACATCGTCGTGGGGAGCACCTTGCCTGCGGGCGCAGGCCTTTCGTCGAGCGCCGCCCTCGAATGCGGCACCGCGCGCGCCCTCACCGAGCTGCACGGGGTTGCCATCACCGATCTGGACATCGCCAAGCTCGCGCAGCGCGCGGAAAACGTCTTCGTGGGCATGCCGTGCGGCTTGATGGACCAGCTCTCGTCCACGTTCGGCCGGGCAGGGCATGCGCTCTTCATCGACTGCCGCAAGCTCGACATCGTCCCGTACCCCTTCGACGTGCGCTCGGCCAACCTCGAGCTGCTGGTCATCGACACGCGCGCCCACCACGAGCTCGTCGACGGCGGCTACGCCGATCGCCGCGCTGCCTGCGAGCGCTCCGCGGCCAAGCTGGGCGTGCCCGCCCTGCGCGATGTGGCCATCGACGATCTGCCCGGCGCGCTCGAGCGCCTCGGCGATCCCATTTTGGTCAAGCGCACCCGCCACATCGTCACCGAGAACGACCGCGTGAACCGCATCGCCGCGCTGCTCGACGCCGGCCGCGTGACCGAAATCGGACCGCTGCTCACGGCATCGCACGTTTCGCTGCGCGACGATTTCCAGATCTCGTGCGAGGAGCTCGACGTCGCCGTCGACACCGCGCTCGCCTCCGGCGCACTCGGTGCACGCATGGTCGGGGGTGGCTTCGGTGGTTCGGCCATCGCCCTGGTGCCCACGGAAAAAGCAGCTGCCCTCGAACAAGCCGTGGTGGCGGCCTTCTCCGCCCGCGGCTTCACCCGCCCCTGGATCTTCCGCGCCGTCGCCGCCGACGGCGTTCATCGAGTTGCATCGTGA
- the galE gene encoding UDP-glucose 4-epimerase GalE codes for MRLFVTGGAGYIGSVVAAKLLQAGHDVTVFDNLSTGHRELVPKAARFIQGDLLDRAAVLAAVGSGFDAVLHFAAKSLVGESAQKPSLYFGENVGGAVNLVDAMREAKVPSIVFSSTAAVYGEPDVVPIPEDAPPRPVNAYGASKLAIDQLLGFSGAAHGLKAVSLRYFNVGGAFGHQGERHTIETHVIPRILTAASQDESFDVYGTDYPTPDGTAVRDYVHVADLADAHLLALLDMAERGEPGQHRIYNLGNGEGFSVRQVLEVARQVTQKPIPANERPRRAGDPVRLVASSDKVRRELGWNPQRSDLASIISDAWAFMTKGRA; via the coding sequence ATGCGACTATTCGTTACGGGCGGTGCCGGTTACATCGGCAGCGTCGTGGCCGCGAAGCTTCTTCAAGCTGGGCACGACGTCACCGTGTTCGACAACCTTTCCACGGGCCATCGCGAGCTCGTTCCCAAAGCGGCCCGCTTCATTCAGGGCGACTTGCTCGATCGAGCCGCCGTGCTGGCCGCCGTGGGCTCGGGGTTCGATGCCGTGCTGCACTTTGCGGCCAAATCGCTGGTCGGCGAGTCAGCCCAGAAGCCGTCGCTCTACTTCGGCGAGAACGTCGGCGGCGCGGTGAACCTCGTCGATGCGATGCGCGAGGCCAAGGTTCCGAGCATCGTCTTCTCCTCGACGGCCGCCGTTTACGGCGAGCCGGACGTGGTGCCCATCCCCGAAGATGCGCCACCGCGCCCGGTCAATGCGTACGGGGCCTCCAAGCTGGCCATCGATCAGCTCCTCGGCTTCTCCGGGGCGGCCCACGGACTGAAGGCGGTCAGCCTGCGCTACTTCAACGTGGGCGGCGCCTTCGGCCATCAAGGCGAGCGCCACACCATCGAGACGCACGTCATCCCGCGCATTCTCACCGCGGCCTCGCAGGACGAGTCGTTCGACGTCTACGGCACGGACTATCCCACGCCGGATGGAACGGCCGTCCGCGATTACGTCCACGTCGCCGATCTGGCCGATGCGCACCTGCTCGCGCTGCTCGACATGGCCGAGCGCGGAGAGCCTGGCCAGCACCGCATCTACAACTTGGGCAACGGCGAGGGCTTCTCCGTGCGCCAAGTGCTCGAGGTCGCGCGCCAAGTGACGCAAAAGCCCATCCCCGCGAACGAGCGCCCCCGCCGCGCGGGCGATCCGGTGCGCCTCGTGGCCAGCAGCGACAAAGTGCGGCGCGAGCTCGGGTGGAACCCGCAGCGTTCCGACTTGGCGAGCATCATCTCCGATGCCTGGGCCTTCATGACGAAAGGGCGGGCCTGA
- a CDS encoding ABC transporter permease → MTQSAAEAIHVQDERSLPRRVLDAVGAQNLSLLMALAAVVTIIGVQDANFFSPSNMLAIGTAVAIAGLLAAVQTVVVILGALDISVGSMTGFASVICAMVFTATGSASLGVVAALGIGLFCGLINGATIVYGRVNPVIATLATLATFKGLAQLVSGGRAQGYTGGDDFFIFLARGSIAAIPTLIWVLVLIGAGLHVLLKYTDVGRNIYAVGGNDVAARLAGIAINKYVIGAYALSGAIAAIAGVLLTARTGSGQPVSGSEGLELESITAAALGGCDLRGGKGAIPSTLLAILLLGVLSNGMTVLGVNPFWQNVAKGALLAIAVIIQQKRSGERAVGLPR, encoded by the coding sequence GTGACTCAATCCGCGGCCGAGGCCATCCACGTGCAAGACGAACGATCGCTGCCGCGTCGCGTGCTCGACGCCGTGGGCGCGCAGAACCTGAGTTTGCTCATGGCGCTCGCCGCCGTGGTGACGATCATCGGCGTGCAGGACGCGAACTTCTTCTCGCCGAGCAACATGCTGGCCATCGGCACCGCCGTGGCCATCGCCGGGTTGCTCGCCGCCGTGCAGACCGTCGTGGTCATCTTGGGCGCGCTCGACATTTCCGTCGGGTCCATGACCGGCTTCGCCTCGGTCATCTGTGCGATGGTGTTCACCGCCACGGGCAGCGCCTCGCTCGGCGTGGTCGCGGCGCTGGGCATCGGCCTGTTCTGCGGCTTGATCAACGGCGCCACCATCGTCTACGGCCGGGTGAACCCGGTCATCGCCACCTTGGCGACATTGGCGACCTTCAAGGGCCTCGCGCAGCTCGTCTCGGGCGGCCGCGCCCAGGGCTACACCGGCGGGGACGACTTCTTCATCTTCCTCGCGCGCGGCAGCATCGCGGCCATTCCGACGCTCATCTGGGTGCTCGTGCTCATCGGCGCCGGACTTCACGTGCTCCTCAAGTACACGGACGTCGGGCGCAACATCTACGCCGTGGGCGGCAACGACGTGGCCGCGCGCCTCGCCGGTATCGCGATCAACAAGTACGTGATTGGCGCCTACGCGCTCTCCGGGGCCATCGCCGCCATTGCCGGCGTGCTCCTCACCGCGCGCACCGGATCGGGCCAGCCGGTCTCCGGTAGCGAGGGCCTCGAGCTCGAGTCCATCACCGCCGCGGCGCTCGGTGGCTGTGACTTGCGCGGAGGGAAGGGAGCCATCCCGAGCACCTTGCTTGCCATTTTGCTGCTCGGTGTTCTGAGCAACGGCATGACCGTCCTCGGCGTGAACCCGTTCTGGCAGAACGTCGCCAAGGGAGCGCTCCTCGCCATCGCTGTCATCATCCAACAAAAGCGCAGCGGCGAACGCGCCGTCGGCCTGCCTCGTTAG
- a CDS encoding sugar ABC transporter ATP-binding protein — protein MTTALQLSGVSKGFAGVQALSDVSIECQAGEVLALMGENGAGKSTLLKVLSGDHQPDTGRIVVGGTPRVFRTPAEAHKAGVRVIYQEPEIIPHVSVAENVYVGALPHRFHWFDRKGLIKRFRADLDRFGFTGMLDAEMLGNQLSAAHRQLVEILRALVGDVRIIAFDEPTSSLSGEETDVLFALIDRLRQSGVAIIYVSHRMQEIMRIADRVAVLRDGRYVGDRKVREKPGAPATLSEDDVVRMMVGRDLSAMYVRETHEPGHVVLSLDKVTNEDVHGVSFEVRAGEIVGLAGLVGAGRTELAHAIFGDTPIQSGRILWDGDGEGKLRELHLRSPRDAIRAGIGLAPEERKTQALLLRRSVRDNTSLAVLEHLRRFRFIRGDAERDLVRKYVSQLRVRTPSLEREVRTLSGGNQQKVVLARWLARRPKLLILDEPTRGVDVGVKAEIYAIIADLAREGIAVLVISSDLPEVIGLSDRIVVMHCGHVTGQLTRAEATEERIMALAMAGYLQQAPDKASKTEQIMEGAQ, from the coding sequence ATGACCACCGCGTTGCAGCTATCGGGGGTGAGCAAGGGATTTGCCGGGGTACAGGCCCTCTCGGACGTGAGCATCGAATGCCAAGCTGGCGAGGTGCTCGCGTTGATGGGGGAAAACGGAGCCGGCAAATCCACGTTGCTCAAAGTCCTCAGTGGTGACCACCAGCCCGACACCGGGCGCATCGTCGTCGGCGGAACACCTCGAGTGTTTCGCACGCCGGCCGAAGCGCACAAAGCCGGTGTGCGGGTCATCTACCAAGAGCCCGAGATCATTCCGCACGTATCGGTCGCGGAAAACGTCTACGTGGGCGCCTTGCCGCATCGATTCCATTGGTTCGATCGCAAAGGCCTCATCAAACGTTTTCGCGCGGACCTGGATCGATTCGGCTTCACCGGAATGCTCGACGCGGAGATGTTGGGCAATCAATTGTCCGCCGCGCATCGGCAGCTCGTGGAGATTCTGCGCGCGCTGGTCGGCGACGTGCGCATCATCGCCTTCGACGAGCCCACCTCCTCGTTATCGGGGGAGGAGACGGACGTTCTCTTCGCCCTGATCGATCGGCTGCGCCAGAGCGGTGTGGCCATCATCTACGTCTCGCACCGCATGCAAGAGATCATGCGCATCGCGGATCGCGTCGCGGTGTTGCGCGATGGGCGCTACGTGGGGGACCGCAAGGTGCGCGAAAAGCCGGGTGCACCGGCCACGTTGAGTGAAGACGATGTCGTGCGCATGATGGTCGGGCGCGATCTCTCGGCGATGTACGTGCGCGAGACGCACGAGCCGGGGCACGTCGTCCTATCACTCGACAAGGTCACCAACGAAGACGTGCACGGCGTGAGCTTCGAGGTGCGCGCGGGTGAAATCGTGGGGCTCGCGGGCCTCGTGGGCGCAGGCCGCACCGAGCTTGCGCACGCCATCTTTGGCGACACGCCGATCCAATCGGGGCGCATCCTTTGGGATGGCGATGGAGAAGGCAAACTGCGCGAGCTTCACCTGCGCAGCCCGCGCGATGCCATCCGGGCGGGCATCGGCCTGGCGCCCGAGGAGCGAAAGACACAGGCGCTCTTGCTCCGCCGCTCCGTGCGCGACAATACGTCGTTGGCCGTGCTCGAGCACCTGCGGCGGTTCCGCTTCATCCGCGGAGATGCCGAGCGCGATCTGGTGCGCAAGTACGTGAGCCAGCTGCGCGTGCGCACGCCGTCGCTGGAGAGGGAGGTGCGCACCTTGTCCGGCGGCAACCAGCAGAAGGTGGTGCTCGCCCGGTGGCTTGCGCGCAGACCCAAGCTACTCATTTTAGACGAGCCCACCCGCGGCGTGGACGTCGGCGTCAAAGCCGAGATTTACGCCATCATCGCGGACCTCGCGCGCGAGGGCATTGCGGTGCTGGTCATCTCGTCCGACCTGCCCGAGGTCATCGGCCTCTCGGATCGCATCGTGGTGATGCATTGCGGTCACGTGACCGGCCAACTCACACGCGCCGAAGCCACCGAGGAACGAATCATGGCCCTCGCCATGGCGGGCTACCTCCAGCAAGCCCCAGACAAAGCGTCGAAAACCGAGCAGATCATGGAAGGTGCACAGTGA
- a CDS encoding substrate-binding domain-containing protein, translating to MKRSFALCLSLCCASFALVACKSGKETPTENAAAAQAQPAKSGKRTIAYIQKQGDQQYFVDQAAGAQAEAAKLGVELKVSNVALDSNLAVSTLETMIAQKVDGIAIVVPDQLIGPQVIDRAKQAGIPLVASDDGIADAQKNPAPFVGFDGTAMGTEVGTKAGQLYKASGWKASDTRIISASKQDLSVCQDRVNGAKKAFLEASGESGVKVIDLGTQNTPTDAQDKTAGVMTANRGVKHWVVWGCNDENVSGVVTALQNGNVDQKDIIGVGLGAYLACKDWKAGKTTGMKAALFIDGHDVGAAAVKVLADSIQNKTPLPPKTIAKTHMVDSTNWEQAGVKCM from the coding sequence ATGAAACGAAGTTTCGCCCTGTGTCTCTCACTCTGCTGTGCGAGCTTTGCCCTCGTTGCATGCAAGTCTGGAAAGGAAACCCCGACGGAGAATGCGGCCGCCGCACAGGCCCAGCCGGCCAAATCGGGTAAGCGCACCATTGCGTATATTCAGAAACAGGGAGACCAACAGTACTTCGTCGACCAGGCGGCGGGCGCCCAAGCGGAGGCCGCCAAGCTGGGTGTCGAGCTCAAAGTCTCCAATGTGGCGCTCGATTCCAATTTGGCTGTCAGCACCCTCGAGACGATGATTGCCCAAAAGGTGGATGGAATTGCCATCGTCGTTCCTGACCAATTAATCGGTCCGCAAGTCATCGATCGCGCCAAGCAAGCAGGCATTCCACTCGTCGCCTCCGACGACGGCATCGCCGATGCGCAAAAGAACCCCGCGCCCTTCGTCGGCTTCGACGGCACCGCGATGGGAACCGAAGTTGGAACCAAGGCCGGTCAGCTTTACAAGGCATCCGGTTGGAAGGCATCCGACACGCGCATCATCAGTGCATCGAAGCAAGATCTCAGCGTTTGCCAAGACCGCGTCAATGGCGCGAAAAAGGCATTCCTCGAGGCCTCCGGCGAGTCCGGCGTCAAAGTCATCGACCTGGGCACGCAGAACACGCCGACGGATGCGCAAGACAAGACAGCCGGCGTCATGACGGCCAACCGCGGCGTCAAACACTGGGTCGTCTGGGGCTGCAACGACGAGAACGTCAGCGGCGTCGTCACAGCTCTCCAGAACGGAAACGTCGACCAGAAGGACATCATTGGCGTGGGCCTCGGCGCCTATCTCGCATGCAAAGATTGGAAGGCCGGCAAAACAACGGGCATGAAGGCCGCCCTCTTCATCGACGGCCACGACGTTGGCGCCGCCGCCGTGAAGGTGCTTGCCGACTCGATCCAAAACAAGACCCCGCTTCCCCCGAAGACGATCGCCAAAACGCACATGGTGGATTCGACGAATTGGGAGCAAGCGGGAGTAAAGTGCATGTGA
- a CDS encoding TolC family protein, translated as MKHWKQFAAAAWAAASLVLAREARAENVDCRDVTSGTRLTRLSRDYVMRCAVASSMAVRAEEKGARAADGRRTAAGVALPSNPTLGLTLGMPTDPVANEANTLYSATLSQELEIAGQRGARIDAAEAEQKMARSRVLVARRDVVAAALANYFDALAAAEGQRIARRLTDLAQALKGYATARAQIGLSAPVDAVLAESEAVQLTTLALEVDQRLAETQAALAVAVGLDPVAQRPDAEGTLTPMAIPEAALRMRGVRADGAVVRTPEIDAAMAERRAEEARARALRRSRVPNPTVSIFARRDWIQERAVGIGLSFPIPLARNNAGEIEEANALAERAEAEAERLRRETRLRVVQAAEAFARRKDAVDRFDPEAVRKAEGALEAIADELATRKLALRDALVMQRSLIDLLFGYVEARRKLCLASVELARVTGTLGTLEGGAR; from the coding sequence ATGAAACATTGGAAACAATTCGCCGCCGCGGCGTGGGCTGCGGCGTCGCTGGTATTGGCGCGCGAGGCGCGTGCGGAGAATGTCGATTGTAGAGACGTAACGAGTGGCACGAGACTCACGAGACTGAGCCGCGATTACGTGATGCGGTGCGCGGTTGCGAGCAGCATGGCGGTGCGCGCGGAGGAGAAAGGTGCGCGCGCCGCGGATGGCCGGCGAACGGCGGCGGGCGTGGCCCTGCCCTCGAATCCCACGCTGGGGCTGACCTTGGGCATGCCGACGGATCCGGTCGCGAACGAAGCGAATACGCTTTACAGCGCCACGCTGTCGCAGGAGCTGGAGATCGCCGGCCAGCGCGGGGCGCGCATCGATGCGGCGGAGGCCGAGCAGAAGATGGCGCGAAGCCGCGTGTTGGTGGCACGGCGCGATGTGGTGGCCGCGGCGCTTGCAAATTATTTCGATGCATTGGCCGCCGCCGAAGGGCAGCGCATCGCCCGGCGGCTCACGGATCTTGCGCAGGCGCTCAAAGGCTACGCGACCGCCCGCGCCCAAATAGGTCTTTCGGCGCCGGTGGATGCGGTGCTCGCGGAATCGGAGGCGGTGCAGCTGACGACGCTCGCGCTCGAGGTCGATCAGCGGCTTGCGGAGACGCAGGCTGCGCTTGCCGTCGCGGTGGGGCTCGATCCGGTGGCGCAACGGCCGGATGCAGAGGGTACGCTCACGCCGATGGCCATCCCCGAGGCGGCTCTACGCATGCGTGGCGTGCGTGCGGATGGCGCGGTCGTGCGCACGCCGGAAATCGACGCGGCCATGGCCGAGCGCCGTGCCGAGGAGGCGCGCGCACGGGCGCTGCGACGCTCGCGCGTGCCGAATCCCACGGTGTCGATCTTCGCGCGGCGCGATTGGATCCAGGAGCGCGCGGTGGGCATCGGTTTGTCCTTTCCGATTCCGCTCGCCCGAAACAACGCCGGCGAAATAGAAGAGGCCAACGCGCTCGCTGAGCGCGCGGAGGCCGAGGCCGAGCGGCTGCGGCGTGAAACGAGGCTCCGCGTAGTGCAGGCGGCGGAAGCCTTCGCGCGACGCAAGGACGCCGTGGATCGCTTCGATCCCGAGGCGGTGCGCAAAGCCGAAGGTGCGCTGGAGGCCATCGCCGACGAGCTCGCGACGCGCAAACTCGCGCTGCGCGATGCCCTGGTGATGCAACGCTCGCTGATCGATTTGCTCTTCGGTTACGTGGAGGCTCGACGCAAGCTATGCCTCGCGTCGGTGGAGCTCGCGCGGGTCACGGGCACACTCGGCACACTCGAAGGAGGTGCGCGATGA